The Nerophis lumbriciformis linkage group LG05, RoL_Nlum_v2.1, whole genome shotgun sequence genome contains a region encoding:
- the LOC133606735 gene encoding prostaglandin reductase 1-like, with amino-acid sequence MVQAKTWILTKHFEGFPKESNFQLKVVDLPEPKDGEVLLEALFLSVDPYMRPFSRVRMKEGDVMIGTQVAKVVQSKNAAFPAGMHVVGRSGWRSHTISDCSDLVPVMPDWPKDVSLSLALGIIGMPGLTALYGLEEVLELKAGETLLVNAAAGAVGSVVGQIAKMKGCKVVGSAGSDAKVAFLKKLGFDETINYKTVGSLEEALRKAAPDGYDCFFENVGGPFSSVAISQMKPFGRIAVCGSISTYNDTDPQTGPFPHMTMIVKQLKMEGFMQSRWEKKNAESLRRLMGWLKQGKLQNREHVTKGFENMPAAFMGMLQGENTGKAIVEV; translated from the exons ATGGTTCAAGCCAAGACGTGGATACTGACTAAACATTTTGAGGGCTTCCCCAAGGAAAGCAACTTCCAACTCAAAGTAGTAGATCTCCCCGAGCCGAAAGATGGAG AGGTGCTATTGGAAGCATTGTTTCTCAGTGTCGACCCTTACATGAG GCCGTTCAGCCGTGTACGCATGAAAGAAGGAGATGTGATGATCGGAACTCAAGTGGCCAA AGTGGTCCAAAGCAAAAATGCAGCGTTTCCTGCCGGGATGCATGTGGTTGGTCGTAGTGGATGGAGAAGCCACACAATCTCTGATTGCTCCGACCTCGTCCCCGTCATGCCTGACTGGCCTAAGGATGTCTCACTGTCCTTGGCTCTGGGCATCATCGGCATGCCCGG GTTGACGGCTCTGTATGGACTGGAAGAAGTCCTGGAACTGAAGGCGGGCGAAACCCTGCTAGTGAACGCAGCGGCAGGGGCGGTGGGCTCGGTGGTGGGGCAGATTGCCAAGATGAAGGGCTGCAAAGTGGTGGGCTCGGCGGGGTCCGACGCCAAGGTGGCTTTCCTCAAAAAACTGGGCTTCGACGAGACCATCAACTACAAAACCGTGGGCTCTTTGGAGGAGGCTCTGAGGAAGGCCGCTCCCGACGGATACGACTGCTTCTTTGAAAAC GTGGGAGGCCCCTTCTCAAGTGTGGCCATATCCCAGATGAAACCTTTTGGAAGGATTGCTGTGTGTGGAAGTATATCTACGTACAATGACACTGATCCTCAAACTG GACCATTTCCACACATGACCATGATTGTCAAGCAGCTCAAGATGGAGGGTTTCATGCAGAGCAGATGGGAAAAAAAGAACGCGGAGTCCCTCAGGAGGCTGATGGGATGGCTGAAACAG GGCAAACTGCAGAATCGGGAGCACGTCACAAAGGGCTTTGAAAACATGCCGGCCGCTTTTATGGGGATGCTGCAAGGAGAAAACACCGGCAAGGCGATTGTGGAAGTCTAA
- the txnb gene encoding thioredoxin b, giving the protein MVREVKDLGDFRQILKDAGDKLVAVDFTATWCGPCKMMGPIFESESQNPANKNVIFIKVDVDDCEDVSLELKINCMPTFHFYKNGELVSEFSGANKDKLLECLMKYRT; this is encoded by the exons ATGGTTCGCGAAGTTAAAGATTTG GGCGACTTCCGACAAATTCTGAAGGACGCTGGAGACAAACTGGTGGCTGTGGACTTCACAGCCACATGGTGCGGACCCTGCAAAATGATGGGGCCGATTTTTGAG AGTGAATCGCAAAACCCTGCAAACAAGAATGTCATTTTTATCAAAGTGGACGTGGACGATTGCGAG GATGTGAGCCTTGAACTCAAAATCAACTGCATGCCCACATTCCATTTTTACAAGAATGGAGAATTG GTGTCTGAATTTTCTGGCGCAAACAAAGACAAACTTTTAGAATGTCTGATGAAGTACAGAActtag